One part of the Candidatus Diapherotrites archaeon genome encodes these proteins:
- a CDS encoding peptidylprolyl isomerase, producing the protein MQKGDIIAISFTGRDKVTGKVFDTTHAEVAQKEGVFAPTRKYAPIVVIAGYQEVLPGLEKEIESMKVGEERHVELEPDMAFGPRNPELVKVIPLSEFKKNNVPPTPGTVVNANDMVGKVQSVSGGRVRVDFNPDFAGHAVAYDIKVEKHYTDEKEQLDALREKAFPGQMVSVERKGKEVELTLPIRLMQTVQSRVPGFAKLVLDSVNGVEKVIVHTVFEKKDFQESHVHADGTMHDGAQH; encoded by the coding sequence ATGCAGAAAGGGGACATCATCGCCATCTCATTCACCGGTCGAGATAAAGTCACCGGCAAGGTATTCGACACCACCCACGCGGAAGTGGCGCAGAAGGAAGGGGTTTTTGCTCCCACGCGGAAGTATGCACCCATCGTGGTCATTGCGGGCTATCAAGAGGTTCTTCCCGGATTGGAGAAAGAAATTGAAAGCATGAAAGTAGGGGAAGAACGCCACGTTGAACTCGAACCCGATATGGCCTTCGGACCCCGCAACCCCGAATTGGTGAAAGTGATTCCCTTGAGTGAATTCAAGAAAAATAACGTGCCGCCCACGCCCGGAACAGTTGTAAACGCCAATGACATGGTGGGAAAGGTTCAAAGTGTCTCCGGCGGACGAGTACGGGTGGACTTCAACCCGGATTTCGCTGGGCACGCGGTGGCGTATGATATCAAGGTGGAGAAGCATTATACCGATGAAAAGGAACAACTGGATGCCCTCCGCGAGAAAGCCTTTCCCGGACAAATGGTTTCCGTCGAAAGAAAAGGGAAAGAGGTCGAATTGACATTGCCCATCCGACTGATGCAGACTGTTCAATCCCGCGTGCCGGGATTTGCCAAACTGGTATTAGACAGTGTGAATGGAGTGGAAAAAGTGATTGTGCACACCGTGTTCGAGAAGAAAGACTTCCAAGAATCCCACGTGCACGCCGATGGCACCATGCACGATGGCGCGCAGCATTGA
- a CDS encoding nascent polypeptide-associated complex protein → MFPGLGGVNPSQMKAMMRQMGITSEDLSAARVTIELDNGTKLVFDQPSVNCMEMKGQKTYTISGDAHTEEGGSTSAPPIPEDDIALVAQQANVSQEQAKDALEAHDGDMAAAIASLKKDE, encoded by the coding sequence ATGTTCCCCGGATTGGGTGGGGTGAACCCCTCCCAGATGAAAGCCATGATGCGGCAGATGGGCATCACCAGCGAAGATCTCTCCGCGGCCCGCGTGACTATTGAATTGGATAATGGAACCAAACTAGTTTTCGACCAACCGAGCGTGAACTGCATGGAGATGAAAGGGCAAAAAACGTATACTATTTCGGGGGACGCGCACACGGAAGAAGGGGGTTCCACATCCGCTCCACCCATTCCTGAAGACGACATTGCGCTGGTCGCGCAGCAAGCCAATGTATCCCAAGAACAGGCCAAAGACGCCCTGGAAGCCCACGACGGGGACATGGCCGCGGCGATCGCATCGCTCAAGAAAGACGAATAA
- a CDS encoding YgiT-type zinc finger protein, with protein sequence METKKEIACHLCGGKALLRFEELELGGGKVVIRESPYYSCQKCKEEFSTSEQMHELSQSINQAFFFVRPIIHAGRSLAVTFPADLVQFSNLKKGEKICIIPEGKREWRVQITH encoded by the coding sequence ATGGAAACAAAAAAAGAAATAGCATGTCATTTATGTGGGGGAAAAGCCTTACTGCGATTTGAAGAATTAGAGTTAGGTGGAGGAAAAGTGGTTATTCGAGAATCACCCTACTATTCCTGCCAAAAATGCAAGGAAGAATTTTCCACAAGCGAGCAGATGCATGAACTGAGTCAGTCGATTAATCAAGCATTTTTCTTTGTCCGACCTATTATTCATGCAGGAAGAAGTTTGGCCGTCACTTTCCCTGCGGATTTGGTGCAATTTTCAAACCTAAAAAAGGGAGAAAAAATCTGTATTATCCCTGAAGGAAAACGGGAATGGCGTGTCCAAATAACCCATTAA